The Culex quinquefasciatus strain JHB chromosome 2, VPISU_Cqui_1.0_pri_paternal, whole genome shotgun sequence genome contains the following window.
ACCTGAACCAATTTTACAAtagaaaaatgcattaaaagtttctttttttacccTTTACAAAAtgaaagtttgtaaaaatttagAATCTGGTTTTTCCTGGCATCTGGTATCCTTGGAAACCAACTTAATTTGtattattcaaaatgaaaatggagagatttttttaaactttgatctGTTAAGGgagaaaatgaatgaaaatattttttataaggaAATTTAAGCTGAAAACTTTGTTCTACATTtgcttgttttatattttcagaGCAGTTTAAAActaaaacaatgtttttgaataaattatcaATGTGTGcagaacaaaatttaatttattttcataaaaaaaactaagctgtaattgaacaaaaatcgaacttaacattttttcaatatggagaactttttacttttttcgatTAGTGGctccaatttattttttatttttgaaaaacaaatcgaaaattTAGGTAACTAAATGTTTTTCATGTATAGTTTAGGCCACATTATAAAAATcttctggtttttttttatttttttattattttttccatgaaTTATCTGTAATAATGACTTATCCATacagttttgcattttttaagtttttcttgaACCTACGTTTATCCTTAAAATTACTCTTTTTGTGCTTGATTGAAACAAAAATCCcaggaaaaaaattgaaaagtacttgGAGGTGATATTAAACAATACAATTTCGCTTTATTCTCATCATATTATcttattgattatttactaaaaaTAGGTTATACATATGTTGAACACTGGTCAATTACTCTCGAACAATCCATGAAAGAAGATGTCAACGTCAAACCATTGACCCCGTGTAATCTTCCAATCTACTTTGTAGCAGTCCAAAAAccgcaaaattcaatttattataAGGCGGTGAATGACACTTTCATGAACTAGCAACCAACCAACCTATGTCGCGCGTTTgagcagagaaaaaaaattgcctgaCCAACGAGTGCGCGCGATAAAAAAGTGCGTGGGAAGCTATTATCGCAAAAACGTTCCTGGACCTACCCAGCAGGAGACTCGTCCCGTGACGAAATCGGTTGGCCTTTACCCGACTATCGATTTTACATCCCTTTGGAATAATGAGCTTACataaggtgtgtgtgtgtgtgtgaggaaTTATGCGTAGATATCCATTCAGAAAAATGCATCACTTTAGCCTGGTGACATAACTATTTATTGACTTGCTCTAATCATCATCCGCGAGCGTTTCAATCCATAATTGTAGCCTTTGAAAGCCTTCCAGCACATCATTGTTGCAAACACCTCCACCTTGCCTTTCATGTACAATCCGTTCAGGTTGCTGCAAGCAGGAATGGGGTTATAGAGATTACGATTCCTAGTTATGTGAGCGGGACTATGTTACCTTTCATGACAAGCTGTGTACCACCAGCCACCCTTGTAATCGACGGCGCAATTCCCGGGTCCGTGAGTGTCGTTGTCTGCATCCAAGGTCGTAAATTTCATGTTCACAGCTGACGTTAACGAATCTCCAGCGTCTCCACTGAACGTCCCCAAACTCTTCAGCGTGTACTTCTCTTCCGGTCCGGCCACCCGGAAGTCACTGTACTTGGCCACCACAGTTTTTCCTTCAAAATCCTCCAGAACAATGTGCAGTTCGTGCTTTTTGGCGTAGGTCAACTCGTGGATCTTCCTCAGTCCCAACCAGAACTCGCCCCGCAGGTCACCAAATCCGTTCTCGAACTCGTTCCATCCTCGGTAAAAATGCACCGAACCATCGTAACGATTCTGAATAACGGTCCAACCACCTCCTTCGTACTCCTGGTCACAGAACGCCTCAAATGAATCCTTAAAACCAGGCTGTGGGTGGATCAACCTGACTCCTGAGCTACGCTCCGAAACATCAGCACAAGTCGACGGTAACTCCCTAGACACAAGCAACTGCCGAGAACTTCCAGAAGCGTCCACTTTTTTACCAATCAACTGAATGATAAAGTCATTCAAAATCTCCGTCGTTGCAAGCGTTTGTTGAACTCGGTAGATCTTCCCAGAATCACTCAGCAAATGCGACACATTCATCGAAGTCATCTCCAGCTCACTCTGGAGCGTTGAAATCACATTGGACTGGCGAACCACCATGCTTTCGATGTTACCGAGAGTACGTTGAACTGCTTCGATTTCTGCCTTCAGCACCTGGAAATACTCCTTCGATCGCAGGTGATCCTTTTGCATGCTAAAAAGTAGCGTTATCAGATGTAAATTCACTAAGAAACGAGCAATAACTCACTTGAAATTAACTG
Protein-coding sequences here:
- the LOC6038015 gene encoding microfibril-associated glycoprotein 4; protein product: MTARVQLLLAFAALLSVVSSSENTSVSSSDGFGHELAMVGLDAVNFNMQKDHLRSKEYFQVLKAEIEAVQRTLGNIESMVVRQSNVISTLQSELEMTSMNVSHLLSDSGKIYRVQQTLATTEILNDFIIQLIGKKVDASGSSRQLLVSRELPSTCADVSERSSGVRLIHPQPGFKDSFEAFCDQEYEGGGWTVIQNRYDGSVHFYRGWNEFENGFGDLRGEFWLGLRKIHELTYAKKHELHIVLEDFEGKTVVAKYSDFRVAGPEEKYTLKSLGTFSGDAGDSLTSAVNMKFTTLDADNDTHGPGNCAVDYKGGWWYTACHESNLNGLYMKGKVEVFATMMCWKAFKGYNYGLKRSRMMIRASQ